The following are from one region of the Oncorhynchus masou masou isolate Uvic2021 chromosome 24, UVic_Omas_1.1, whole genome shotgun sequence genome:
- the LOC135512622 gene encoding hippocampus abundant transcript 1 protein, with the protein MTQSKKKKRANRSLLLAKKIIIKDGGTAQGFGAPSVYHAVIVIFLEFFAWGLLTAPTLVVLHETFPKHTFLMNGLIQGVKGLLSFLSAPLIGALSDVWGRKSFLLLTVFFTCAPIPLMKISPWWYFAVISVSGVFAVTFSVVFAYVADITQEHERSMAYGLVSATFAASLVTSPAIGAYLGRVYGDGLVVVLASAIAMLDICFILVAVPESLPEKMRPASWGAPISWEQADPFASLRKVGQDSTVLLICITVFLSYLPEAGQYSSFFLYLRQIMGFSPENVAAFIAVLGLLSIIAQTVILSLLMRSIGNKNTILLGLGFQILQLAWYGFGSEPWMMWAAGAVAAMSSITFPAISALVSRTAEPDQQGVGQGMVTGIRGLCNGLGPALYGFIFYIFHVELDAPPDGSQDTPVHTQPHLQHLPQTSIIPGPPFLFGACSVLLALLVALFIPEHPHLGPRPGSWKKHSSPHGHPHSPQPPGEAKEPLLQDTNV; encoded by the exons ATGACACAGAGCAAAAAGAAGAAACGGGCGAATCGCAGTCTCCTGCTGGCGAAAAAAATTATTATCAAGGATGGAGGAACG GCACAAGGTTTTGGAGCTCCCAGCGTGTACCATGCTGTAATTGTCATCTTTTTGGAATTTTTTGCCTGGGGCCTGCTTACAGCACCCACTTTGGTG GTCCTACATGAGACGTTCCCGAAGCATACGTTTCTGATGAATGGCTTGATCCAGGGGGTAAAG GGCCTGCTGTCTTTCCTGAGTGCTCCGCTGATTGGTGCCCTGTCTGATGTGTGGGGTCGGAAGTCTTTTCTCCTGCTCACCGTTTTCTTCACCTGCGCTCCCATTCCACTGATGAAGATAAGCCCGTG GTGGTACTTTGCAGTTATCTCGGTGTCCGGTGTGTTCGCTGTTACATTCTCTGTGGTCTTTGCCTATGTGGCTGACATCACGCAGGAGCATGAGCGCAGCATGGCCTATGGACTG GTGTCGGCCACCTTTGCTGCTAGCCTGGTGACGAGCCCGGCCATTGGCGCCTACTTGGGCCGTGTGTACGGGGACGGCCTGGTGGTGGTGCTGGCCTCGGCCATCGCTATGCTGGACATCTGCTTTATCCTGGTGGCCGTGCCTGAGTCTCTGCCTGAGAAGATGAGGCCAGCGTCCTGGGGGGCTCCCATCTCCTGGGAACAAGCCGACCCCTTTGCT TCTCTAAGGAAAGTGGGCCAGGATTCCACTGTGCTGCTCATCTGTATAACAGTGTTCCTGTCCTATCTCCCTGAAGCTGGCCAGTACTCCAGCTTCTTCCTCTACTTACGACAG ATTATGGGATTTTCACCTGAAAATGTTGCAGCTTTCATAGCTGTTCTAGGACTGCTTTCAATCATTGCACAG ACTGTAATATTGAGTTTACTCATGCGTTCCATCGGGAATAAGAACACCATCTTGCTCGGCCTTGGGTTCCAGATACTGCAGCTTGCCTGGTATGGGTTTGGCTCCGAGCCATG GATGATGTGGGCAGCAGGGGCTGTAGCAGCCATGTCAAGCATCACTTTCCCAGCAATCAGTGCGTTGGTTTCTCGCACCGCTGAGCCAGACCAACAAG GGGTGGGCCAGGGGATGGTGACGGGGATCCGGGGTCTGTGTAACGGCCTGGGGCCGGCGCTCTACGGCTTCATCTTCTACATCTTCCACGTGGAGCTAGATGCTCCCCCAGATGGCAGCCAGGACACGCCGGTCCACACTCAACCCCACCTTCAGCACCTCCCACAG acGTCCATCATTCCTGGCCCACCCTTTCTCTTCGGAGCATGCTCAGTGCTGCTAGCACTCTTGGTGGCCCTTTTCATACCAGAGCACCCCCACCTGGGCCCCCGGCCTGGCAGCTGGAAGAAGCACAGCTCGCCCCACGGGCACCCCCACAGCCCACAGCCACCCGGGGAGGCCAAAGAGCCCCTACTGCAGGACACAAATGTGTAA
- the LOC135511437 gene encoding excitatory amino acid transporter 5-like produces MEELLLPTDGKETRYNNSTYSPRGDSGGKPMYERVKTFLHRTFVVDLKQWLREYLKLNGLLTLSVFAVLAGCLLGFMLRGSHLSTQAKIYFSFPGELLMRVLKMLILPLITSSLMSGLSSMESKACCRVGVLTVTYYLWTTFIAVVVGILLVIIIKPGVGTEMDSNRLGGGPVMTSADALLDLIRNMVPSNLIEATFQQYKTDMVRILKVPRVTVQPNFVYIMPDDSGPTGRTVFLELTPPPEIHYKTRAGSSQQMNVLGIVIFSATMGLLLGKIGERGAPLVNLCQCINECVMKIINTAVWYFPFGIIFLVAGKILDMQDPSTLGKKLGWYTITVLAGLFVHGLILLPFFYLILTRKNPFTFIRGLLQALVIALATSSSSATLPITMKCLLENCNVDRQIARFVLPVGATINMDGTALYEAVAAIFIAQVNDYELDFSQLVTISITATAASIGAAGIPQAGLVTMVIVLTSVGLPPDDITLIVSIDWVLDRFRTMINVLGDALAVGIIGHLCRKDFPRRPTGKSQPSYGTQNSHNMQNGVPMTELPLHKQDCCYDVMGATVNERPTIYYNICQV; encoded by the exons ATGGAGGAGCTACTACTGCCCACAGATGGCAAGGAAACACGATACAACAATAGTACGTATTCTCCAAGAGGAGACTCTGGGGGGAAACCCATGTACGAACGCGTCAAGACATTTTTACACAGGACTTTCGTCGTTGACTTGAAACAGTGGCTGAGGGAGTATCTGAAGCTCAACGGCTTGCTGACACTCTCGGTTTTTGCCGTGTTGGCCGGCTGTCTCCTGGGGTTCATGTTGAGAGGGAGCCATCTCTCTACCCAG GCTAAGATTTATTTTTCATTCCCTGGAGAACTTCTCATGAGAGTGCTCAAAATGCTGATCCTCCCCCTCATCACGTCCAG tTTAATGTCAGGCCTGTCGTCTATGGAGTCCAAAGCCTGTTGTCGTGTGGGTGTTCTCACTGTGACCTACTACCTGTGGACCACCTTCATTGCGGTGGTGGTGGGTATCCTACTGGTGATCATCATCAAGCCCGGGGTGGGCACTGAGATGGACAGCAACAGGCTAGGAGGAGGGCCCGTCATGACTTCTGCTGATGCCTTGCTAGATCTCATTAG GAATATGGTTCCTTCCAATCTTATTGAGGCGACATTTCAACAG TACAAAACAGATATGGTCCGTATCCTGAAAGTCCCCAGAGTCACAGTGCAGCCCAACTTTGTGTACATCATGCCTGACGATAGTGGCCCCACTGGTAGGACGGTGTTCCTGGAGCTCACTCCACCTCCTGAGATTCACTACAAGACCAGAGCTGGCAGCAGCCAACAGATGAACGTGCTGGGGATTGTCATCTTCTCTGCCACCATGG GGCTGTTACTGGGGAAAATAGGCGAGAGAGGAGCACCACTAGTTAACTTGTGTCAGTGTATCAACGAATGTGTCATGAAAATCATCAACACTGCTGTTTG GTATTTTCCATTTGGGATCATATTTCTCGTAGCTGGAAAAATCCTGGACATGCAGGACCCATCTACTCTTGGGAAGAAGCTGGGCTGGTACACTATCACTGTTCTGGCTGGGCTCTTTGTCCACggcctcatcctcctccccttcttctacCTCATCCTGACTCGGAAAAACCCTTTCACTTTCATCAGAGGCCTGCTTCAAGCCTTGGTCATAGCACTGGCCACCTCCTCAAG ttCTGCCACTCTGCCCATTACTATGAAGTGTTTGCTGGAGAACTGCAATGTGGATCGCCAGATAGCACGCTTCGTGCTGCCTGTGGGCGCCACCATTAACATGGACGGAACAGCTCTTTACGAAGCCGTGGCGGCCATCTTTATCGCCCAGGTCAACGATTATGAGCTGGACTTTAGCCAGCTGGTCACCATTAG TATAACAGCTACAGCTGCCAGCATAGGTGCTGCTGGGATCCCCCAGGCTGGCCTCGTCACCATGGTGATTGTGCTGACATCAGTGGGTCTGCCACCTGATGACATCACTCTCATTGTGTCCATCGACTGGGTACT GGACAGATTCCGAACCATGATCAACGTGCTGGGAGACGCCCTGGCAGTAGGAATCATCGGCCACTTATGTCGGAAAGACTTTCCTCGCAGACCTACTGGCAAG TCACAACCTTCATATGGCACACAGAACTCTCACAACATGCAGAATGGTGTGCCTATGACCGAGCTGCCTCTGCACAAGCAGGACTGCTGCTATGATGTGATGGGGGCCACAGTCAATGAGAGGCCTACCATCTACTACAACATCTGTCAAGTTTAA